GAGAGCACTTCCCCCTCGCGCGCGATGATGTCCACCTCATAGCGCGGACCGCGGTAGTTCCGCATCAGAATCCGGAAGCCGTTTTTTCGCAGATGCAGGCAGGCGGCGTCCTCGCCCTCGCCGCCGCTCCGACGGGGTGAAAGGCGGGCCATCAGCCGGTGCGAACCCCGGAAAAAGTCCGCCGGTGAAGCGGGCAAGGCCCATGACGCCGCAGCGCCTCGATGTGATCCCGGGTCGGATAGCCCTTGTGGCGGGCAAAGCCGTATTGCGGAAACTTCCGGTCCATCCTTAGCATGAAGCGATCCCGCGCCACCTTGGCCACGATGCT
The bacterium DNA segment above includes these coding regions:
- a CDS encoding ribonuclease HII (cleaves the the RNA-DNA junction of a RNA-DNA/DNA heteroduplex; does not have RNase H activity), which encodes RASLRAMALAVSRLRVSVAHVLIDGNQEIPLDISQTPIVSGDAKSASIAAASIVAKVARDRFMLRMDRKFPQYGFARHKGYPTRDHIEALRRHGPCPLHRRTFSGVRTG